The Lemur catta isolate mLemCat1 chromosome 17, mLemCat1.pri, whole genome shotgun sequence genome segment GCAGCCTGGTGCTGAAGCTGGTATAGACTCTTTGATCATGGGCACTGGCCTGGTGATGAGAGCCACTGGGGCTTTCCTGGAGCCTGGGCATATGGGGGTTTGGTCCAGCTATTGGGTCTACTGAGATAGGACTGGACCTTGTGTTGACTAGGGGGGTTGGTCTGCAGAGACTGGCCTGGCACTGGACAGGCCTAGAACCTGTATCTATGGGTACCTGCCTGGTGTTTAAGGCCAGGGGTTCTGACCTGGTACCGGGGTGAGCCTGAAGTCTGAGGCCATCAGAACCAGCCTGGTGTCAGGGGAGGTCCAGACGTGATGGTCTTGAGGCTGGCCTAGCCTTGGGGTGGGCCTGGCATTGGCCTGAAGCCCAAGGATACTAGGGTTTATCTGGCGCTGGGCCCTGTTTAGAGCCTGGGGTCTCTGGAGTTGACCTGGTATTGGAGCAGACCCAAAGATTGAGTCTTCCAGGCAGGCCTGACACCTGCAGCTATTGAGGTCAGctgatttataatttcttttttctgaaagttAGAAACCTGACTCCAATCATCTACCAGttattcacttatttgtttaATCTTATATATATGAAAACTAGTTTTAGAATTGTTTAAACCTActgctatgagaaataaatttacgaGATAACAGCTGTCTGAAAAACTGAATGAAATGGCTACTTGCCAAGTCCCCACATTATTATGGcatgtgagaaataaacttctattctgTGAAGCCCATGAAATTAGCCTATCAGTTTTAAGGTTACCAGACAGGACAGCAAAAGTCAGAAGCTTATATACATTGCAGAATGAGAACAATATTGGGAGTTGTAATAAGGGTAATCAACACTAGTGGGATAgagtgggggggaaaaaaaaagcctaaaccCAGTCTTGGTAAATGAGTTTATTTGACAAAGGTTTGCTCATTCCTAGTCCTCAGTAAGAACAGTCTGGTGTTCCTAAAAGTAGCCACACAGTACACTTCTGAGGCCTCTTAAATGTCTTCCAGCCTACACAGGTGGAGGGCCAGTGGGGAGTTTGGGTTTTAGCAATCATGGCAAGGATTCCTGTAAAAGGAAAAGGTGAGACATTTAGAGGCTAGGGAACGCTGAGCCACAAGCATTCATCTTCAAGCTTAGTAGTACCCATATGCACCAGAAAATGGGACTAGAATGCTTTAATGTAACAACAGGAGTTGCCCACTTCTGAGTAGGCAGGTTATTGGTCCATGGAACAGTAGAGGCTTTGGGCCTGGCTGAGCCAAACGGCCCATGGAAAGGTCTCTCTCTATGGAGGCGGTGGCCAAAAATCTGGACTTAAGTTAGGAAGCTAGCAAACTCTTGAGTAAGATAAAGAGGACAGCATGGATATTGATTATATAATGAAAGAAGCAATGGGGTCCAACCTGGTATCTTGGTTTATTTGCCAGTGAATTTCCAGGTGTGGGGGACATTGTCTTCTGCTATATTTGTACCTAGGATTTGGAGTACCACAGTCTTCTGTTCAGGACTAACAGCCTCAGAGAAGAGAACGAAAATCAGTGAAGATACACATCCAACCACTTATCTCCCCACTCACATCATTTTGCCAGCAAATGTATCCACATTGGCTCCAGCAGCACTTTTGATTTCTGTTGTAACATCTCATGTATTTAGAACACCTGCTGGCACATTCTTGCGCCTTTGGCTCTTTCCAGCACTCCTCAAGTAATAGTTCATTCGCTGAAACTGAGATGATACTGTAAGCGGGGAGGGGTGGCCACACAGCCAAACATGGGAAGAGAAGTCCTTCTTAAGAGCTCCTCCTAGAATTCGAGCCCCAAGTCCCCACCAACGTATCTATCTGCCTTAGGAGAAAATTCCCTTTCTGAACCTCCTTAAATTCCAGTCATTACATTTTCACTGATCCCATTGCATCTTCACTGACCTCTTTGCCTCCTTGGCTCCCACAGGTTTTATCAGTGTTGCAGGCCTCTGGGTCCTTTCCGAACACCCCAGAGTTCGGACTCAGTATACTCTCAGCATTCGTGTGCCCTCCTGTAAAATCTACACTTACATAACAGGAGCTCTCAGAGCCTAAGATATCCTCTAGCCTCCTTACAATGCCTGTTTCATAGTGTGGGAAGCTAGGCCAGGGAAAGTAAGGAGCAGATTCTCCACCCATTTTCCCCCTACTTGTTGACCCTGCCCTTAATAACTCATCCTCTCTCCAAATTCCTAACTCTCTCACTCAGTTTTCTTAGCTCCTCAATTGATTATCATATGACCTCCAACTTTGCCCCGCTGAGAACCCATCTCGTGCTTCTTTTCTATCTTCTCACATTCTGAAAGATCCTGCCACTAAAACAAAGGCTATATATTAAGAAATACCCATTTGGTACTCATCAAAGAAAACACAGCTAGGGAACAGAATTTGTGGAAGTATAAAAAAGTAGGCTAGCTCTATATTGGAAGCCCCCCTCAAAGATAGCCTAACATTGGAAAATATCATATCCTCATAGGTTATGGAATAGATATAAAAGTTGGCAGATACTTATTGCTATTTTCAAGGTTAGAAGAAGAAGCATTAAAGAACCTCAGCATGGAAATATCTTGGATCTCTGTGCATACAAGTTGTCTGATTCTCCAATGGGTGATCCTGGGAAGGTGGGTCTGAGTCAAATATGGCATACACAGTACGCGCTCACATGTCCAGGAGAAAGCACAACCCCTCTCCCTTGGTCCCCACCCCCATATCACCACCTACTATAGTATTTCTGCAATCCTCCCAGCACAGACTGTAGCACCACACAGAAGAATGTCATGAGTAGAGGTATACATAGCTTCATACTGCCGACCATGCGTCAGAATATACGTTGAAATATGTTGTCAgcgagattttttttcttcctagagaTCAAGAGATATAAATAGGGAAAGGGGGTGTGAAGCAAGAGAAAGTGCTTATAGAATTTCTTCATAATTTATCTTCTAGTTATTCCTCCTTGCCCTCTGCCCACCCAACAATAGACACACACCTAAGCTGAGCCTTTGCTCTGTCAAAAggtgtctgtctctctgcctcccacctcatgtttttcttttgctgaaaaacacttttaaatgtgTTGCCTTCCCTTGATTAAAAGATAATTCGAATTCAgcttataaaattcttaaaatgcaaaaaagcacaaaaaataaaatgaaatatttctggtAATTCCACTATATTGGTGAAAGCTATTCTATCTCTCATATGCGCATAATATGAATAAGAATTGTTTTTAcaaaactgaaatcatatcagGCTTGTTGTTATCTAATGACTTATCAAAAAAcactttattaagatataattgacGTACAAAAATACTAGACATATTTAACATATACAATGTGACTTTGGAGGGAAATATAAACCCATATAACTACTGGCCACATTGGCCATAAAGAcattcatcacctccaaaagtttccacCAGCCtacttttcttattatttggGAGGTGTGTGATAAAATCACATAATACAAGATCTATCCTCTTAGCAAATAGAGTATTGCTAACTAGAGGCACTATGCTGTAAAACAGATCTCTAAGATGTATTCATTTTTGCTTCAATATTTTCAACCAAGCAGGAGAAAACTTACACATATTGATTGAAATTCCTTCAAATGTTCAAAATCATGACTAATACCTacaggcattttaaaaagtacacaacTTTTGAGAAGAGTTAAACTTATTCTCCTCCTggcatatatgaaaaattataaaacagaaaaataaaagtttaggcACATAGTCCATTAGATGGGCTGCCTTTAACTCCCTTTACgctattatttgaaaataatttcaaagttacaAGACTAA includes the following:
- the WFDC11 gene encoding protein WFDC11, which translates into the protein MVGSMKLCIPLLMTFFCVVLQSVLGGLQKYYISANELLLEECWKEPKAQECASRCSKYMRCYNRNQKCCWSQCGYICWQNDESLP